Proteins encoded by one window of Thermococcus sp. Bubb.Bath:
- a CDS encoding glucodextranase DOMON-like domain-containing protein, which yields MKRIAAVITLFVLFGVFGFAMASATTVAVDITHGENAKYLIDPSTLTVNNTTKILAPPIVQGVGDMKWAYFGTDSSLVNESNGSIEYLGDTITADALKNVDILILGQPNSSFSPDELQAIANWFAQGDKVLWVAAGSDYGSGVQAQDVADSVLDHLGYGNLRIDPCSVEDPSSNAGAGYRVVGHVNPDPNTPFAGVIIQDFQNGGKVLYYRPGVVAWVDDKGNWHALNATSKPPLTYRIVVTSENGTIVENNDSPANAYLAGDTGVFTLLAAQIIPLGNGKQSVLIVSGGSPYGDYEPTWSPLYHGVKLDGPQFVNNILHWAAMVAQYGVPKEIAHISDPVGDDHGPGTYTYPTNPVFNQTGLFDLTGVNISKANGVYIFSFHFKNLGGNPWNAPNGFSLQIIEAYLDFKKGGNTSAIKLAANGPGSNVQLDPNHPWNLAFRVFGWGKYLVLPNGTVLDDLNVFTANNTINVIVPAKYIGDLNVNTTRIAVLVGSQDGYGVDQWRAVGVNASQWVIGGADPNAVIAGVAPRVMDLLVPTWFKPTQEEQLKSYDANNDKLATVRMIPLTKPETTTSSSSPTTTTTTTTTSSSSSSTTTTTTSSSSSSITTSNSMTTTSQPTTSSQSSTTPSSSSRKGTSICGPAAIVGLAIIPLLLRKKK from the coding sequence GTGGCAGTAGATATAACCCACGGTGAGAACGCCAAGTATTTAATCGACCCCTCGACACTTACGGTGAACAACACGACTAAAATTCTCGCCCCTCCCATAGTCCAGGGAGTTGGGGACATGAAGTGGGCATACTTCGGCACCGACAGCAGCCTCGTTAATGAAAGCAACGGCAGCATCGAGTACCTCGGCGACACCATAACAGCAGACGCTCTTAAAAACGTGGACATCCTCATCCTGGGACAGCCAAACAGTTCATTCAGCCCGGACGAACTCCAGGCTATCGCAAACTGGTTCGCTCAAGGCGACAAAGTTCTCTGGGTTGCAGCCGGCAGTGACTACGGAAGCGGGGTCCAGGCCCAAGACGTTGCTGACAGTGTTCTCGACCATCTCGGTTATGGAAACCTCAGGATTGACCCCTGTTCAGTTGAAGACCCGAGCAGCAACGCCGGAGCCGGCTATCGTGTTGTTGGCCACGTCAACCCCGACCCTAACACGCCCTTTGCAGGAGTTATAATCCAAGACTTCCAGAACGGCGGAAAGGTTCTCTACTATCGTCCTGGCGTTGTCGCCTGGGTGGATGACAAAGGTAACTGGCACGCTCTCAACGCGACCTCAAAACCCCCGCTCACTTACAGGATCGTTGTTACCAGCGAGAACGGTACTATCGTCGAGAACAACGATTCACCTGCCAACGCTTATCTCGCCGGTGACACTGGAGTATTCACCCTCCTCGCAGCCCAGATAATCCCGCTTGGCAATGGTAAGCAGAGTGTTCTCATTGTGAGTGGTGGGAGCCCCTACGGTGACTACGAGCCGACTTGGAGCCCGCTCTACCACGGTGTTAAGCTCGACGGTCCACAGTTTGTTAACAATATTCTCCACTGGGCCGCGATGGTTGCTCAGTACGGTGTCCCCAAGGAGATAGCTCACATCAGCGACCCAGTTGGTGACGATCACGGGCCAGGAACTTACACTTACCCAACCAACCCAGTATTTAACCAGACCGGCCTCTTCGACCTCACCGGCGTCAACATCAGCAAGGCAAATGGGGTCTATATATTCAGCTTCCACTTTAAGAACCTTGGTGGCAACCCGTGGAACGCTCCAAACGGTTTCAGCCTTCAGATCATAGAAGCGTACCTCGACTTCAAGAAGGGCGGGAACACTTCTGCCATCAAGCTCGCCGCTAACGGTCCGGGAAGCAACGTCCAGCTTGACCCGAACCACCCATGGAACCTTGCCTTCAGAGTCTTCGGCTGGGGCAAGTACCTCGTCCTCCCAAACGGCACAGTCCTTGACGACCTCAACGTTTTCACTGCTAACAATACCATAAACGTCATCGTTCCGGCCAAGTACATCGGCGACCTCAACGTTAACACCACCAGGATAGCAGTTCTTGTTGGTTCACAGGATGGGTACGGTGTTGATCAGTGGAGGGCTGTTGGTGTTAACGCGTCACAGTGGGTTATTGGTGGTGCTGATCCCAACGCGGTTATCGCTGGAGTCGCCCCGCGCGTCATGGATCTCCTCGTTCCGACCTGGTTCAAGCCGACTCAGGAGGAACAGCTCAAGAGCTACGATGCCAACAACGACAAGCTCGCCACCGTCCGCATGATCCCGCTCACCAAGCCGGAGACAACTACTTCTTCGAGTTCCCCTACAACGACCACAACCACGACTACTACCAGCTCCTCAAGCAGCTCAACCACTACTACAACCACTAGCTCTTCAAGCAGTTCAATAACTACCAGCAACAGTATGACTACTACTTCACAGCCGACTACCAGCTCACAGTCGAGTACTACTCCGTCTTCAAGCAGCAGGAAGGGAACGAGCATTTGCGGTCCGGCGGCCATCGTCGGCCTCGCCATCATACCCCTCCTCCTAAGAAAGAAGAAGTGA